A portion of the Falsirhodobacter algicola genome contains these proteins:
- a CDS encoding aldehyde dehydrogenase has protein sequence MEHFRQYVDGAFEEGAVRFASLDPATGTPWAEMPGAAPADMDRAVRAADRAFHAPAWAGLSATARGRLLARLADLVQEAAPRLAALETRDTGKIIRETTAQIAYVAEYYRYYAGLADKIEGAHLPIDKPDMEVWLRREPVGVVAGIVPWNSQLFLSAVKLGPALAAGCTIVLKASEEGPAPLLAFAELVHEAGFPPGVVNILTGGPEAGAALVSHPLVAHVAFTGGPQTARHIVRASAENLARTSLELGGKSPFIVFEDADLDSAANAQVAGIFAATGQSCVAGSRLLVQRGIKDAFVAALTAKAEAARIGAPGDMTTEIGPLCTLRQREAIERIVAQSQQAGARLVTGGTVPAGEGFFYPPTILDCTDAPEAPCVTQEMFGPVLSVVAFDTEEDAVRLANATPYGLASGVFTQNLTRAHRMVRNIRAGIVWVNTYRAVSPIAPFGGHGLSGHGREGGLAAALDYTAVKTVWLRTSDDPIPDPFVMR, from the coding sequence ATGGAACATTTCCGCCAATATGTCGACGGTGCCTTCGAAGAGGGCGCGGTTCGGTTCGCCAGCCTCGATCCCGCGACGGGAACGCCTTGGGCGGAGATGCCGGGGGCGGCCCCGGCGGATATGGACCGCGCGGTGCGGGCTGCGGACCGGGCCTTTCATGCGCCCGCTTGGGCAGGGCTGTCGGCGACGGCGCGGGGCCGGCTCCTCGCGCGGCTGGCCGATCTCGTGCAGGAGGCCGCCCCCCGGCTTGCCGCCTTGGAGACGCGCGATACCGGCAAGATCATCCGCGAAACGACGGCCCAGATCGCCTATGTCGCCGAGTATTACCGTTACTATGCCGGGCTGGCCGACAAGATCGAAGGCGCACATCTGCCCATCGACAAGCCCGATATGGAGGTGTGGCTGCGCCGCGAACCCGTGGGGGTGGTTGCCGGGATCGTGCCGTGGAACAGCCAGCTGTTCCTGTCGGCGGTGAAGCTTGGCCCCGCATTGGCGGCGGGGTGCACGATCGTGCTGAAGGCGAGCGAGGAAGGCCCCGCGCCGCTGCTGGCCTTTGCCGAACTGGTGCATGAGGCCGGTTTCCCGCCGGGGGTCGTGAACATCCTGACGGGCGGGCCGGAGGCGGGCGCGGCACTCGTATCCCATCCGCTGGTGGCGCATGTCGCCTTTACCGGTGGGCCGCAGACCGCGCGCCACATCGTGCGCGCTTCAGCCGAGAATCTGGCCCGGACCTCGTTGGAACTGGGGGGCAAGTCGCCCTTCATCGTGTTCGAGGATGCCGATCTGGACAGCGCGGCCAATGCGCAGGTTGCGGGGATCTTCGCCGCGACGGGGCAAAGCTGCGTGGCGGGTTCGCGCCTTCTGGTGCAGCGCGGCATCAAGGACGCCTTCGTCGCGGCCCTGACGGCCAAGGCCGAAGCGGCGCGCATCGGCGCACCCGGCGACATGACGACCGAGATCGGCCCCCTGTGCACCCTGCGCCAACGCGAGGCGATCGAACGCATCGTCGCGCAGTCCCAGCAGGCGGGCGCGCGTCTGGTGACGGGCGGCACGGTTCCGGCGGGCGAGGGGTTCTTCTATCCGCCGACCATCCTCGATTGCACGGACGCGCCCGAAGCCCCGTGCGTCACCCAAGAGATGTTCGGCCCCGTGCTGTCGGTCGTCGCGTTCGATACCGAAGAGGACGCGGTGCGGCTTGCGAATGCGACGCCGTATGGGCTGGCCTCGGGCGTGTTCACGCAAAACCTGACGCGGGCGCACCGGATGGTTCGGAACATCCGGGCCGGCATCGTCTGGGTCAATACATACCGCGCCGTTTCGCCCATCGCGCCCTTTGGCGGGCATGGGTTGTCCGGTCATGGCCGCGAAGGCGGGCTGGCGGCGGCGCTCGATTACACGGCGGTAAAGACCGTGTGGCTGCGCACCTCCGATGATCCGATCCCGGATCCCTTCGTGATGCGCTGA